One segment of Onychomys torridus chromosome 3, mOncTor1.1, whole genome shotgun sequence DNA contains the following:
- the LOC118579227 gene encoding DNA/RNA-binding protein KIN17-like → MGKSDFLSPKAISNRIKSKGLQKLRWYCQMCQKQCRDENGFKCHCGSESHQRQLLLASENPQQFMDYFSEEFRSDFLELLRRCFGTKRVHNNVVYNEYISHREHVHMNATQWETLTDFTKWLGREGLCKVEETPKGWYIQYIDRDPETIRWQLELEKKKKLSLEDEEKTAKFIEEQVGRGLEGKEQETPVFTELSRENDEEKVTFKLKKGAGSSAGATSSKSSSLGPSALMRRGSAVSVRRKESSQSSAQPAKKRKKSALDEIMELEEEKRRTARTDAWLQPGIVVKIITKKLGEKYHKKKGVVKEVIDRYTALVKMIESGDRLKLDQTHLETVIPAPGKRILVLNGGYRGNEGTLDSINEEAFSATIVIETGPLKGRRVEGIQYEDISKLA, encoded by the coding sequence ATGGGTAAGTCGGATTTTCTGAGCCCCAAGGCCATCTCGAATAGAATTAAATCCAAAGGACTCCAGAAGCTTCGCTGGTACTGCCAGATGTGCCAGAAACAATGCCGTGACGAGAATGGCTTTAAATGTCACTGTGGGTCTGAATCTCATCAAAGACAGCTGTTGCTGGCTTCAGAAAACCCTCAGCAGTTTATGGATTATTTTTCAGAGGAATTCCGAAGTGACTTTCTGGAACTTTTGAGGCGATGCTTTGGCACTAAGAGAGTCCACAACAACGTTGTCTACAATGAATACATCAGTCATCGAGAGCACGTCCATATGAACGCCACTCAGTGGGAAACGCTGACTGACTTTACCaagtggctgggcagagagggcTTGTGTAAAGTGGAAGAGACACCAAAAGGTTGGTACATTCAGTACATAGACAGAGATCCGGAAACTATTCGCTGGCAACTGGAgttagaaaagaagaagaagctaaGTCTTGAGGATGAAGAGAAGACTGCCAAGTTCATTGAGGAGCAGGTGGGAAGAGGTCTGGAGGGCAAAGAGCAGGAGACCCCGGTTTTTACAGAATTGAGCCGAGAAAATGATGAGGAAAAAGTCACATTCAAGCTGAAGAAAGGAGCAGGTAGCTCAGCGGGAGCAACATCGTCCAAGTCAAGCTCCTTGGGACCCAGTGCACTGATGAGGCGGGGAAGTGCAGTCTCGGTGAGAAGGAAGGAGTCTTCCCAGAGCTCGGCTCAGCctgcaaagaagagaaagaagtccGCACTGGACGAAATCATGGAGCttgaagaggagaagagaagaactgCGCGAACAGACGCCTGGCTACAGCCTGGAATCGTTGTGAAAATTATAACCAAGAAACTCGGAGAGAAATACCACAAGAAGAAGGGTGTCGTGAAGGAAGTGATTGACAGATACACAGCTCTGGTAAAGATGATTGAATCAGGAGACAGGCTGAAACTGGACCAGACTCATCTAGAGACTGTCATTCCAGCACCGGGCAAAAGAATTCTGGTTTTGAATGGTGGCTACAGAGGGAATGAAGGCACCCTGGACTCCATCAATGAAGAGGCCTTTTCAGCCACCATAGTCATTGAAACTGGACCTTTGAAAGGACGCAGAGTGGAAGGGATCCAGTATGAAGACATATCTAAACTTGCTTGA